From Eretmochelys imbricata isolate rEreImb1 chromosome 17, rEreImb1.hap1, whole genome shotgun sequence, a single genomic window includes:
- the PHF12 gene encoding PHD finger protein 12, which translates to MWGKMETKTIVYDLDTSGGLMEQIQALLAPPKSEDGEKRSRRPEKEARRSGRATNHDSCDSCKEGGDLLCCDHCPAAFHLQCCNPPLSEEMLPPGEWMCHRCTVRRKKREQKKELGQVNGLVDKSGKRTTSPTSDTDLLDRSSTSIRAIAHARILERRASRPGTPTSNASTETPNSEQNDVDEDIIDVDDDSAIAEMDCGQPQLKRPFELLIAAAMERNPTQFQLPNELTCTTALPGTSKRRRKEETTGKNVKKAQHELDHNGLVPLPVKVCFTCNRSCRVAPLIQCDYCPLLFHMDCLEPPLTAMPLGRWMCPNHIEHVVLNQKNMTLSNRCRVFDRFQDTISQHVVKVDFLNRIHKKHPPNRRVLQSVRRRGLKVPDAIKSQYRFPPPLLAPAAIRDGELICNGVPEESSQKHLLNSEHLASQSEQQEWLCSVVALQCSILRHLSAKQMPSLWDSEQTEKADIKPVIVADGSITNPYQAADKALTPSLYSVSCTSGITTQNSLSSSQSQQALSQEDVNCSSCMDKSKKVSCGTSNGPTASDVKVNGPHLYGVSSEPSAHLTESQRLIGPGNTIPGLSHRQTWARPLTPPAACGLLNHAVGTVVKTENIVGPVSCAQRGSAPVTSMPASIPSSCASLETTSTLQRKNIQTQIGPPLTAELRSVGSPLTATRALTPPQATGDGISAIGSTHRFCSPAPPSDGKVSPSTVSIGSSLIVPSSFTLNSAAMLDLTSSVKALMDGNGEIEINMLDEKLIKFLALQRIQQLFPSKVRSVASSVSSHQSSPLANHIEVQRKEVQARAVFYPLMGIGSAVNMCYRTLYIGTGADMDVCLTSYGHCNYVSGKHACIFYDENTKHYELLNYSEHGTTVDNVLYSCDFSEKTTPIPPSSIVAKVQSVIKCHKGRKQDEEPHEEAVVMNSQAQGQHRKPCNCKASSSSLIGGSGAGWEGTALLHHGSYIKLGCLQFVFSITDFATKQPKGDAALVQDMDLEEKLSLKPHQVPVLRSNSVP; encoded by the exons TAACCCTCCGTTGAGTGAGGAAATGTTGCCTCCaggggagtggatgtgtcatcgCTGCACTGTGCGCCGAAAG AAGCGAGAACAGAAGAAGGAGCTGGGGCAGGTAAATGGATTGGTGGACAAATCTGGGAAAAGGACCACCTCCCCCACAAGTGACACAGACCTGTTGGATAGGTCTAGCACCAGCATCAGGGCAATTGCACATGCCAGGATCTTGGAACGGAGAGCAAGTCGGCCTGGCACTCCTACATCTAATGCCAGCACTGAGACTCCCAATTCAGAGCAGAATGATGTAGACGAGGACATAATTGATGTGGATGATGACTCTGCCATTGCGGAAATGGACTGTGGGCAGCCCCAGCTGAAGCGACCCTTTGAGCTTCTTATTGCAGCTGCCATGGAAAGAAACCCAACCCAGTTCCAGTTGCCGAATGAACTGACCTGCACCACAGCACTTCCAG GAACTagtaagaggaggaggaaggaggaaacCACAGGAAAGAATGTCAAGAAAGCACAACATGAGTTAGACCATAATGGTCTGGTTCCCTTGCCGGTAAAAGTCTGCTTCACATGCAACAG GAGTTGCAGAGTGGCACCTCTTATTCAGTGTGATTACTGCCCCCTGCTGTTCCACATGGATTGTCTTGAGCCCCCTCTTACTGCCATGCCCCTGGGCAGATGGATGTGTCCAAATCATATTGAACACGTGGTG CTGAACCAGAAGAACATGACCCTGAGCAATCGGTGCCGAGTTTTTGATCGGTTCCAAGACACCATATCTCAGCATGTTGTCAAGGTGGATTTCCTGAACCGAATCCACAAGAAACACCCTCCCAACCGCAGAGTTCTTCAGTCAGTGAGGAGAAGAGGTTTGAAG GTTCCTGATGCGATAAAATCTCAATACCGGTTTCCACCCCCCTTACTTGCACCTGCAGCAATTCGGGATGGTGAGCTCATCTGTAATGGGGTCCCTGAGGAATCCTCACAGAAGCACCTTTTGAACTCTGAGCACTTAGCCAGCCAGTCAGAACAACAAGAG tggCTCTGTAGTGTTGTTGCACTCCAGTGCAGCATTTTGAGACATTTATCTGCTAAGCAGATGCCTTCGCTTTGGGACTCTGAACAGACAGAGAAGGCTGATATTAAGCCTGTTATTGTGGCAGACGGCTCAATCACCAACCCTTACCAGGCAGCTGACAAGGCACTCACACCTTCCCTTTATTCCGTGTCGTGCACCTCAGGGATTACCACCCAGAATTCCTTGAGCTCTTCTCAATCCCAGCAGGCTTTATCACAGGAAGATGTCAATTGCAGCTCTTGTATGGATAAGTCAAAGAAAGTATCTTGTGGAACTTCTAATGGGCCAACAGCCTCTGATGTTAAAGTAAATGGTCCTCATTTGTATGGTGTTTCCTCTGAACCTTCGGCACACTTGACTGAGTCTCAGAGGCTAATTGGCCCAGGTAATACAATACCTGGGCTGTCTCATCGGCAAACATGGGCGAGGCCCCTCACACCCCCAGCAGCTTGTGGACTTCTGAATCACGCAGTTGGAACTGTCGTGAAGACGGAGAACATAGTAGGACCCGTTTCTTGTGCACAAAGGGGTTCTGCGCCAGTCACAAGTATGCCTGCTTCCATACCAAGCTCTTGTGCCAGCCTAGAGACCACCAGCACTTTGCAAAGAAAGAATATCCAGACACAGATAGGCCCCCCACTGACAGCAGAACTGCGATCTGTTGGTTCCCCTTTGACTGCCACTAGGGCTCTTACTCCTCCACAGGCAACGGGAGATGGGATCTCTGCCATCGGATCCACACACAGATTCTGTTCACCAGCACCACCTTCAG ATGGTAAGGTCAGTCCCAGCACCGTATCCATAGGAAGCTCTTTAATTGTCCCCTCATCTTTCACTTTAAACTCTGCGGCTATGTTGGACCTCACCAGCTCTGTGAAAGCATTAATGGATGGCAATGGCG aGATTGAGATAAATATGCTGGATGAGAAGCTAATCAAGTTTCTGGCCTTGCAGAGAATACAACAGCTCTTTCCTTCCAAAGTTCGCTCCGTAGCAAGCAGTGTCAGTTCCCATCAGTCGTCTCCTTTGGCAAATCACATAGAAG TGCAAAGAAAGGAAGTGCAAGCTCGTGCAGTGTTCTACCCCCTCATGGGCATAGGCAGTGCAGTCAACATGTGCTACAGAACCCTCTACATCGGGACAG GAGCTGACATGGATGTGTGCCTTACAAGCTATGGTCACTGTAACTATGTGTCTGGCAAACATGCCTGCATATTCTATGATGAG AATACAAAACATTACGAGCTGTTGAACTACAGTGAGCATGGGACGACTGTGGACAATGTTCTGTATTCATGTGACTTCTCTGAGAAGACTACACCCATTCCTCCCAGCAGCATTGTTGCCAAAGTGCAGAGTGTGATCA AATGCCACAAAGGCAGAAAACAGGACGAGGAGCCGCATGAAGAAGCAGTCGTGATGAATTCCCAGGCACAAGGGCAGCACCGGAAACCCTGCAATTGCAAAGCCAGCAGCTCTAGTTTAATAGGAggcagtggggcggggtgggaaggAACAGCCCTGCTCCACCACGGCAGTTACATCAAACTGGGTTGCCTGCAGTTTGTCTTCAGCATCACTGACTTTGCGACCAAACAGCCCAAAGGGGACGCTGCCTTAGTACAAGACATGGACTTGGAGGAAAAGCTCTCTCTGAAACCCCACCAGGTGCCCGTGCTGCGGTCCAACTCCGTTCCCTAG
- the DHRS13 gene encoding dehydrogenase/reductase SDR family member 13, producing MQCEASDLCPGPSLTQVLAPAPARPGAQLGQVNLAAGGACELAAAKGNLLLTLFAAPQKAMATVLLVLGLLLGLYALLYYNCIKGAKCRAQTSLRGKTVVITGGNTGIGKMTALDLARRRARVILACRSRARGEAAVYDIRRESGNNEVLFMSLDLASLDSVRAFAETFLRSEPRLDILINNAGVGAGGRKKDGFNLVFQVNHLGHFLLTHLLLERLKLSAPSRVVIVASNAHRSGKIDFETLHKPVEGILQNFQAYCTSKLANILYARELANKLEGTDVTCYAVHPGVVNTELFRYIPIWLWPFFFPISWLFFRDPTDGAQTSIYCATQEGIEMFSGRYFVDCRVQDPRPQARDDAVAKKLWEVSERMVGLAA from the exons ATGCAATGTGAAGCAAGTGACCTTTGTCCTGGTCCTTCTCTGACGCAGGTTCTGGCTCCAGCTCCGGCCCGCCCAGGAGCGCAGCTCGGCCAAGTGAATCTTGCCGCTGGAGGCGCCTGTGAATTGGCTGCAGCCAAGGGAAACCTGCTGCTGACCCTGTTCGCTGCGCCCCAGAAAGCCATGGCCACAGTGCTACTAGTGCTTGGGCTGCTCCTGGGCCTCTACGCCCTCCTCTATTACAACTGCATCAAAGGGGCCAAGTGTAGGGCCCAAACCAGCCTCCGAGGGAAGACCGTGGTCATCACag GGGGAAACACTGGGATTGGGAAGATGACAGCCCTGGATCTGGCCCGGAGAAGAGCTCGCGTCATCCTGGCCTGTCGCAGCAGAGCGAGAGGAGAAGCGGCTGTCTATGACATCAGGCGG GAGAGCGGGAACAATGAGGTTCTCTTCATGAGTCTGGACCTGGCCAGCCTGGACTCAGTGCGAGCATTTGCAGAGACTTTCCTGAGATCTGAGCCTCGTCTCGACATCCTGATCAACAACGCAG GGGTTGGAGCAGGTGGCAGGAAGAAGGATGGCTTTAACCTGGTCTTTCAGGTCAACCACCTTGGTCACTTCCTTCTGACTCACCTCCTCCTAGAGCGGCTGAAGCTCAGTGCACCGAGCCGTGTGGTGATTGTGGCCTCCAATGCACATCGATCAGGGAAAATAGACTTTGAGACCCTCCATAAGCCAGTGGAAGGGATACTGCAGAACTTCCAGGCTTACTGCACCAGCAAACTGGCCAACATCTTGTATGCCCGAGAGCTGGCCAACAAACTGGAGGGAACCGATGTAACCTGCTATGCTGTTCACCCAG GGGTCGTTAACACTGAACTATTTCGCTACATTCCGATCTGGCTGTGGCCATTCTTTTTTCCGATCTCCTGGCTCTTCTTCCGAGACCCCACTGATGGAGCCCAGACCTCTATCTACTGTGCCACGCAGGAGGGGATTGAGATGTTCAGCGGACGGTACTTTGTGGACTGCCGGGTACAAGATCCCAGGCCCCAGGCCCGTGACGATGCTGTTGCCAAGAAGCTGTGGGAAGTCAGTGAGAGGATGGTGGGTTTGGCTGCTTAG